TCCGCCGGGTGGAAAAGGACAAAGATCGGGTGCTCTATGGGGTGCAGCGCACCCCTGCGCCGCTTTTCGACCCGTTTGAAACCCTCGGATCCTATGAACTGCGGCGCATCCCTGCGCCGCTTTCGGATCAGAGGGGAACGGTGGTAAAGGCGGCTCGGGAGGGCGACGCACTCCATAGAGGACGCGTCATCACCTTCCGCCGCCACTCAAAATCCGATGGTAGACCTCTATGCGCTTCCCTGGGCAACCGGTCGACTGCGCGCGACATGACGGCGCGGGCGTTTGTCGGGGCTCAGGCGTTCGCGTAAGCACGAAGAAAGTCGTCGCGCGTGATGCCCGCCTGCGTGCAGATTGTCCGCAGCGTTGACGCCTTCATCTTCGGATGATTTGGAAGAGTCAGCGGGGTCTTGCTACCGTCGGCATTCTCACGCTCCATGGAGATGTGGGCACCCTCGCGAACGACCTCGAAGCCGAGCTCTCTCAGTGCTCGAAGAATTTTTGTCTTCGGAGCATCGACCGGAAACTTCGCCATCAGATGGCGAGTTCGGCTTCGGCGACAAACGCCTCGAGGACCGGAGAGTCACCCGTATCGAGGACATCTTTGCCGAACGTCTCGACGTGGAATCGGATCGCTGACTTCACGTCCGAGAGCGCTTCGTCGTAGCTATCCCCCTGGCCAACAACCACGCCTTTGAGTCCGACAGGGTAGGCGACATAGCCGTCATCATGCTTTTCGACAATGATCTTGAACTGTGTCATGAAGACGATTGTAAACCGGTGGCCATCGGGATGGATCATTCTTTCTCCCTCTCTTCAGACGGATCCGACGAATGGATCTGAGTCATCTCAAAGGCCAGATCTACCTCGGATCAGCCGAGCTCATCAGATGGGCCTCGCGCACCTGATCGATTCCTGCATCACGACCCTCCGCGCGCACGCACCACCCCTTCCGCCGCCCGAGGTTCTCATCCGATAGCCGTTCTGAATCGCCTCGCCAGGGTCGAGGTGTGCCTAGTCAGGGCATTCTCGACGCCGTATTTAGTCGCCCGGCTGTCGCGATGCCACTTTTCGACCGCTCTCACGAGCAACAAGCGACGATCCTGCACGTAATTCGGCTCTCCCGTGGATCGCCTCGGCCGTCAGGTTCGCGCGACTGAACCGAAAAACGAAGGTGTGGCCCTCTGT
This Acidobacteriota bacterium DNA region includes the following protein-coding sequences:
- a CDS encoding type II toxin-antitoxin system HicA family toxin, whose amino-acid sequence is MMAKFPVDAPKTKILRALRELGFEVVREGAHISMERENADGSKTPLTLPNHPKMKASTLRTICTQAGITRDDFLRAYANA
- a CDS encoding type II toxin-antitoxin system HicB family antitoxin, which gives rise to MTQFKIIVEKHDDGYVAYPVGLKGVVVGQGDSYDEALSDVKSAIRFHVETFGKDVLDTGDSPVLEAFVAEAELAI